The Coffea eugenioides isolate CCC68of chromosome 8, Ceug_1.0, whole genome shotgun sequence genome has a segment encoding these proteins:
- the LOC113780982 gene encoding AT-rich interactive domain-containing protein 2 yields MEGWSNLRDESGLREVKIIQDCERKKESASDHDFSLVECGFDECKNRLRGLFNDVLVNFLRERSVNKCIRPLPVLCANDELVDLFKLFWVVRKLGGYDSTSRKNLWGFVAEECGLGFGAVASVKLIYVKYLNELDHWLWQGYSDSIEDRFAKNLDELVDELRKGSADLMEVQRKVEKEDVKRVKSKFDKSRNATDRSKRSVHYSSGANINEVHDSSEGCVDGGEKFYLDSDNDLVSSAKQVIQKVIKEVNGFSKEKTCDDDNKTCSQNENDVSLSAEKVIEKAIINLHDIKVDTPEQGFDVQSSGNVMLSTRNAVDKVVDSRKRKRESSSLSAMLSWVKNTAKHPDDLSIGRLPECSKWKHHGNQEPWFLALLAREARLIKRDANLKVESSFQQKKLRMHPSMYEEDVLNHQSVEKSRCSQRLPVAKCQSCSCCNLPPHCKVAVPQKTEQGYSAKESLLLNVEDSDRNKIDHISMDDPPEREVCVGPEFQAEVPEWTGVIVESDPKWLGKQMWPPEDVKDEPVFGLDRIGKGRPNACDCPFPGNVECIRFHIAEKRLKLKRELGLLFYKWRFDHMGEEVSLSWTAEHEKKFKDMIRLNSASTNKFWSNAFRIFPSTTRDKLVSYYFNVFLVRRRSYQNRVTPKDVDSDDDERECGLIGDSFGYKAIYVPESRLPICFENKQCAELD; encoded by the exons ATGGAAGGATGGTCAAATTTGAGAGATGAGTCAGGTTTACGTGAAGTGAAAATTATTCAAGATtgtgaaaggaaaaaagagtCTGCTTCTGATCATGATTTTAGTTTAGTGGAATGTGGTTTTGATGAATGCAAGAATAGGCTTAGGGGATTGTTCAATGACGTTCTTGTGAATTTTCTCAGGGAAAGAAGTGTTAATAAATGTATTAGGCCTTTACCTGTGTTGTGCGCCAATGATGAGCTTGTTGATTTGTTTAAGCTTTTTTGGGTTGTCAGAAAATTAGGTGGATATGATTCCACTTCGAGGAAAAATTTGTGGGGTTTTGTAGCTGAGGAATGTGGGCTTGGTTTTGGGGCGGTTGCATCCGTAAAATTGATTTATGTTAAGTATTTGAATGAGCTTGATCACTGGTTGTGGCAGGGATATTCAGATAGTATTGAGGATAGATTTGCTAAAAATTTGGACGAGTTGGTAGACGAGTTGAGGAAAGGTAGTGCAGATTTGATGGAGGTACAGCGAAAAGTTGAAAAGGAAGATGTAAAGCGTGTTAAATCTAAGTTTGATAAGTCTCGAAATGCAACTGATCGTAGTAAGAGATCAGTACACTATTCATCCGGTGCAAACATTAATGAAGTGCATGATTCCAGTGAAGGATGTGTTGACGGCGGTGAAAAATTTTACCTTGACAGTGACAATGATTTGGTATCATCAGCCAAGCAAGTTATTCAAAAAGTTATAAAAGAAGTAAATggattttcaaaagaaaaaacttgTGATGACGACAATAAAACCTGTTCCCAAAATGAGAATGATGTCAGTCTGTCAGCTGAGAAGGTCATTGAGAAAGCCATCATTAATTTACATGACATTAAAGTGGACACTCCTGAGCAGGGTTTTGATGTGCAAAGTAGTGGTAATGTCATGTTATCAACCAGAAATGCTGTTGACAAAGTTGTAGATTCTCGGAAGAGGAAGCGAGAATCTTCATCATTGTCAGCAATGCTTAGCTGGGTGAAAAATACAGCTAAACATCCTGATGATCTTAGTATTGGGAGATTGCCTGAGTGCTCCAAGTGGAAACACCATGGAAACCAGGAGCCATGGTTTCTGGCTCTGTTGGCTCGTGAAGCACGACTAATAAAAAGGGATGCCAATTTAAAAGTAGAATCATCTTTCCAGCAG AAAAAGTTGAGGATGCATCCTTCAATGTATGAAGAAGATGTCCTTAATCACCAATCTGTCGAGAAATCAAGATGCAGTCAAAGGCTTCCTGTAGCCAAGTGTCAGTCGTGTTCCTGTTGCAATTTACCCCCTCACTGTAAAGTTGCTGTGCCTCAAAAGACAGAACAGGGATATAGTGCCAAGGAATCACTTCTTCTGAATGTTGAAGATTCAGACAGAAATAAAATAGATCATATCTCCATGGATGACCCACCTGAAAGAGAAGTCTGTGTGGGTCCTGAGTTTCAAGCTGAAGTCCCTGAGTGGACTGGTGTGATTGTTGAAAGTGATCCCAAGTGGCTAGGCAAACAGATGTGGCCTCCTGAAGATGTTAAAGATGAACCTGTTTTTGGATTGGATCGTATTGGTAAGGGAAGACCAAATGCATGTGATTGTCCATTTCCAGGTAATGTTGAGTGCATTAGGTTCCACATAGCAGAAAAGAGGCTGAAACTGAAGCGCGAACTTGGGTTGTTGTTCTATAAATGGAGATTTGATCACATGGGTGAGGAGGTTTCACTTTCTTGGACAGCAGAACATGAAAAGAAATTCAAGGACATGATAAGGTTGAATAGTGCATCCACAAACAAGTTTTGGAGCAATGCTTTCAGAATTTTTCCTTCAACGACAAGGGATAAGTTGGTTAGCTATTACTTCAATGTTTTCCTTGTTAGGCGCAGGAGTTACCAAAATCGGGTGACCCCAAAGGATGTCGACAGTGATGATGACGAAAGAGAATGTGGGTTGATAGGAGACAGTTTTGGTTATAAAGCGATTTATGTTCCAGAGTCCAGACTACCAATCTGCTTTGAGAATAAGCAGTGTGCGGAATTAGACTAA
- the LOC113781492 gene encoding probable E3 ubiquitin-protein ligase RHB1A translates to MGGCCCCCASKAEELNNAPTFYHYPRAGQEHQTLPPSNGTVSSLSTGLLVDTNLDTSIPETYRAPPAPVPYETYVGHSRSSLADPPSHGDKNETVQLAQKAVEETNSGITQETTVKIVKLDGNATVELTATKDVENDLEQSGELKKPGELIVKSLLEEEEDVCPTCLEEYDSENPKIITKCEHHFHLGCILEWMERSDTCPVCDQVMVFSTGDDA, encoded by the exons ATGGGGGGCTGCTGTTGTTGCTGTGCTTCAAAAGCAGAGGAACTAAATAATGCTCCCACTTTCTACCAT TATCCAAGGGCTGGACAAGAACATCAGACCCTACCACCTTCAAATGGCACAGTATCTTCACTTTCGACTGGGCTATTAGTTGACACCAACCTAGACACTTCAATACCGGAAACTTATAGAGCACCTCCAGCGCCAGTGCCTTATGAAACATATGTTGGACACTCTCGATCATCTCTTGCTGATCCACCTAGTCATGGTGACAAGAATGAAACAGTGCAACTCGCACAGAAGGCTGTTGAAGAAACAAATTCTGGAATCACTCAAGAAACTACAGTCAAAATTGTGAAGTTGGATGGAAATGCAACTGTTGAGCTTACTGCCACAAAAGATGTGGAAAATGATCTTGAACAATCTGGCGAGCTTAAGAAGCCTGGTGAACTCATAGTAAAATCCCTgctggaggaggaggaggatgtTTGTCCAACCTGTCTTGAAG AATATGATTCAGAGAATCCAAAAATTATTACAAAATGCGAGCATCATTTTCACTTGGGATGCATTCTTGAATGGATGGAAAGGAGTGATACTTGTCCTGTCTGTGATCAG GTGATGGTTTTCAGCACTGGTGATGATGCTTAA
- the LOC113779659 gene encoding uncharacterized protein LOC113779659 isoform X2: MLETELCSSRVLSPFREESGDEELSVLPRHTKVIVTGNNRTKSVLVGLQGVVKKAVGLGGWHWLVLKNGDEVKLQRNALSVLEPPTGNEEDDDYDFDDSSSGCEVGEKESHRFSAGIEFSKLSKARVRYARPLVPSASAKSISRNSVSELKSNSHAPQQHRGSNMAKLGTGSLWRYCQRFKLASINSSLTKEQLSNIVQQHFSSQQVDEVQVVVEFVRAAKRLRAIDAHRERL, from the exons ATGCTTGAGACTGAGCTATGTTCTTCGCGGGTTCTATCACCCTTTCGCGAGGAGAGTGGCGATGAAGAATTGTCTGTTCTTCCTAGGCATACTAAAGTCATTGTGACTGGAAACAACAGGACCAAGAGTGTTTTGGTGGGTCTTCAAGGTGTTGTCAAGAAGGCTGTTGGGCTTGGTGGTTGGCATTGGCTG gttttgaaaaatggGGATGAAGTTAAATTGCAAAGGAATGCTTTGAGTGTGTTGGAACCTCCGACTGggaatgaagaagatgatgattaTGATTTTGATGACTCTAGCAGTGGCTGTGAAGTTGGTGAAAAGGAGAGTCATCGTTTTT CTGCTGGTATTGAGTTCAGCAAACTCAGTAAGGCGAGAGTCCGATATGCAAGGCCATTGGTTCCATCGGCATCCGCAAAGTCAATCAGTCGCAACAGTGTTAGCGAACTTAAATCTAATAGCCATGCCCCTCAACAG CACCGCGGATCGAACATGGCAAAATTGGGAACTGGCTCATTGTGGAGATACTGCCAGAGATTCAAGCTA GCCAGTATTAATTCTAGCCTTACAAAGGAACAACTTTCTAACATTGTCCAGCAGCACTTTTCTTCTCAG CAAGTGGACGAGGTACAAGTGGTCGTAGAATTCGTCCGTGCAGCAAAGAGGTTGAGAGCGATCGATGCACATCGAGAGCGATTGTAG
- the LOC113779659 gene encoding uncharacterized protein LOC113779659 isoform X1, with protein MLETELCSSRVLSPFREESGDEELSVLPRHTKVIVTGNNRTKSVLVGLQGVVKKAVGLGGWHWLVLKNGDEVKLQRNALSVLEPPTGNEEDDDYDFDDSSSGCEVGEKESHRFLAAGIEFSKLSKARVRYARPLVPSASAKSISRNSVSELKSNSHAPQQHRGSNMAKLGTGSLWRYCQRFKLASINSSLTKEQLSNIVQQHFSSQQVDEVQVVVEFVRAAKRLRAIDAHRERL; from the exons ATGCTTGAGACTGAGCTATGTTCTTCGCGGGTTCTATCACCCTTTCGCGAGGAGAGTGGCGATGAAGAATTGTCTGTTCTTCCTAGGCATACTAAAGTCATTGTGACTGGAAACAACAGGACCAAGAGTGTTTTGGTGGGTCTTCAAGGTGTTGTCAAGAAGGCTGTTGGGCTTGGTGGTTGGCATTGGCTG gttttgaaaaatggGGATGAAGTTAAATTGCAAAGGAATGCTTTGAGTGTGTTGGAACCTCCGACTGggaatgaagaagatgatgattaTGATTTTGATGACTCTAGCAGTGGCTGTGAAGTTGGTGAAAAGGAGAGTCATCGTTTTT TAGCTGCTGGTATTGAGTTCAGCAAACTCAGTAAGGCGAGAGTCCGATATGCAAGGCCATTGGTTCCATCGGCATCCGCAAAGTCAATCAGTCGCAACAGTGTTAGCGAACTTAAATCTAATAGCCATGCCCCTCAACAG CACCGCGGATCGAACATGGCAAAATTGGGAACTGGCTCATTGTGGAGATACTGCCAGAGATTCAAGCTA GCCAGTATTAATTCTAGCCTTACAAAGGAACAACTTTCTAACATTGTCCAGCAGCACTTTTCTTCTCAG CAAGTGGACGAGGTACAAGTGGTCGTAGAATTCGTCCGTGCAGCAAAGAGGTTGAGAGCGATCGATGCACATCGAGAGCGATTGTAG
- the LOC113781624 gene encoding serine/arginine-rich splicing factor SR45a-like, with product MSYARDGRSASPRSSLSPPPRVRRSRSLSKSPRRRSRSRDSAGAVNPGNNLYVTGLSTRVASSDLEKFFNREGKVTECHLVTDPRTKESRGFAFVTMETNEDADRCIKYLNRSVMEGRLITVEKAKRKRGRTPTPGRYQGLRGRRGYGPRRSRSYSPRRRHDRDPYHRDHRGRSRSPYGRRGDDNDSYGRYRDRSVSPGGRGNSRAY from the exons ATGTCATATGCTAGAGACGGAAG GTCTGCTTCACCCCGCAGCTCTTTGTCTCCACCACCTAGGGTTCGTCGGTCAAGATCGTTATCAAAGTCTCCAAGGAGACGCTCCAG GAGCCGTGATTCTGCTGGTGCTGTTAATCCTGGGAATAATCTCTATGTAACAGGCCTGTCCACAAGGGTTGCCAGTAGTGATCTTGAGAAGTTTTTTAACAGAGAAGGGAAG GTTACTGAATGCCATCTAGTGACAGACCCCCGCACTAAAGAATCTCGTGGATTTGCTTTTGTTACTATGGAAACAAATGAGGATGCAGACCGTTGTATTAAGTATCTGAATCGTTCGGTGATGGAAGGTCGATTAATTACTGTGGAGAAG GCTAAGCGTAAACGTGGTCGGACTCCAACCCCTGGAAGGTATCAAGGTCTGAGAGGAAGACGAG GATATGGACCAAGACGGTCTCGTAGTTACTCACCTCGTCGACGCCATGATCGAGATCCATATCATAGGGATCATCGGGGAAGATCGCGCTCCCCCTATGGTAGGAGGGGTGACGATAATGACTCCTATGGAAGATACAGGGATCGTTCTGTGTCTCCCGGGGGTAGGGGCAATTCCCGAGCTTATTGA